The following DNA comes from Thermus oshimai DSM 12092.
GGCGCCTGGCCTCGAGCTACCCCCGGAGCCTGGACACCCTCTACGGGGGCGCGGAGGACCTGGCGGCCCGGGTGGCGGAGCTCACGGGGGGGCGGTTCCAGATCCGGGTCTACCAGGCGGGGGAGATCGTGCCCGGGGGGCAGGTGCTGGACGCGGTGCAGCAGGGCACGGTGGAGGCCGGGCACACCTACGGGCCCTTCTACGTGGGGAAGAACCCGGCCCTGGCCTTTGACGGGGGCGTGCCCTTCGGCATGACCTACCGCCAGCACAACGCCTGGATGCTCTTCGGGGGCGGGCTGGAACTCCTCCGGGGGCTTTACGCCGACTTCGGGGTGATCCAGTTCCCCGGGGGGAACACCGGGGCCCAGATGGGGGGTTGGTTCCGCAAGGAGATCAAGGCCCTTTCCGACCTAAGGGGCCTCAGGATGCGCATCCCCGGCCTTGGGGGGCTGGTGATGGGGCGGCTTGGCGTGGTGCCCCAGACCCTGGCCGCGGGGGACATCTACCCCGCGCTGGAGCGGGGCACCATTGACGCCACGGAGTTCTCCGGGCCCTACGACGACGAGAAGCTGGGCTTTTACAAGGTGGCCCGGTACTACTACTACCCCTCCTTCTGGGAGCCCTCCGCCCAGCTTTCCTTCCTGGTTTCCCTAAGGGAGTGGCAACGCCTGCCCAAGGAGTTCCAGGAGGCCTTCCAGGTGGCCGCGGCCGAGGTCAACCTCACCATGATGGCCAAGTACGACGCGCAGAACCCGGGGGCCCTAGACCGCCTCCTGAAGGCCGGGGTCCGCCTCCGGAAGTGGCCCGCGGAGATCATGAAAAAGGCCCTGGAGGAGGCCCGGGCCCTTTACGAGGAGCAGGCGGCCAAGGACGCCACCTACCGCAAGATCTACGGCGCCTACTGGGCCTTCCGAGGGGAGCAGTACCGCTGGTTCGCGGTGGCCGAGCTGGGCTACGAGACCTTCGCCTTCCCCAGCCTCTAGTCCAGCTTCTCCAGCCGCACGGCGCTCACCTTGTACTCCGGGATGCGGCTGATGGGGTCCAGGGCGTCTTGGGTGAGGCGGTTGGCGGGGGCCTCCGCGAAGTGGAAGGGGGCGTAGACCACGCCCTCGGGGGTGCGGTCCGTCACCCAGGCCCGGGCCTGGATCCGTCCCCGGCGGCTCACCACGAAAACCCGCTCGCCGTCCGCGATGCCCAGCCGGGCGGCGTCCCGGGGGTTCACCTCCACCTTGAGCTCGGGGTAGGCGGCCTCGAGGCGGCTGTTCCGGCTCAAGGTTCCCCCGTGCCAGTGGAAGAGGACCCGGCCCGTGGAGAGGGTGAGGGGGTAGGCCTCGTCGGGGGTCTCCGCCGGGGGGGTGTAGTCCACGGGGAAGAAGCGGGCCCGGCCCGAGGGGGTGTTGAAGCGTTCCCGGAAGAGCACCGCCTCCCCCGGGTGGTCCTCGGAGGGGCAGGGCCAGCGCACCCCTTCCTTCTCCAGCCTGCGGTAGCTGATCCCCCCCATCATCCCGGGGAGGGCCCGCCGGATCTCCTCCCAGATGGCCTCGGGGCCTTCGTGGAGGGGCCAGGGGCGGCCGCTGAGGGCGGCGAGCCTCCGCCCCAGCTCCCGGGTGATCCACCAGTCGGGCCGGGCCTCCCCCGGGGGGTCCAGGACCCGCCGCACCCGCTGGACCCGGCGGTCGGTGTTGGTGAAGGTCCCCTCCTTTTCCAGGAAGCTGGCCGCGGGGAAGACCACGTCCGCGAAGGGGGTGGTCTCGTTCTCCAGGATGTCCTGGACGATGAGGAAGGGGAGGGCCTCCAGCTGGGCCTTGGTGTGGTCCTGGAAGGGCTCGGAGGTCATGGGGTCTTCCCCGATGAGGTAGATGGCCTTCACCTCGGGGATGGCCTCAAAGACCTCCGTCATGCGCAGGCCCGGCTTAGGGCTTAGGGGGACGCCCCAGAAGGCCTCAAACCGCCTCCTTGCCTCCTCCTCCGCCACCTTGGCGTAGCCGGGGAGGACGTCGGGCAGGGCCCCCATGTCCCCCGCCCCCTGGACGTTGTTCTGGCCCCGCAAGGGGTTGAGCCCCGCCCCTTCCCGGCCCACCTTGCCCGTGGCCAGGGCCAGGTTCACCAGGGCCTGGGCGGTGGCCGTGCCCTTGGTGTGCTGGGTGACCCCCATGGCCCAGTAGGCCCCGGCCCGCTCCGTGGTGGCGTAGAGGCGGGCGGCCTCCCGGATCCGCTCCCCCGGCACCCCTGTGACCTCCTCCGCCCGTTCCAGGGTGTAGGGGGCGAGGCTTTCCGCCCAGGCCTGGAAGCCCTCCGTGCGCTCCTCCACGTAGGCCCGGTTCCAAAGCCCCTCCTCCACCACCACCCGGGCCATGGCGTTGAGGAGGAAGAGGTCGGTGCCCGGGCGCACCCGGAGCCACAGGGTGGCGGCCTCGGCCATCCCCGTGTACCGGGGGTCCACCACGATCATCCTCGCCCCCTGGCGCACCCGCTTCTTGATCATGGCGGCGATGACCGGGTGGGTTTCCGTGGTGTTGGAGCCCACCACCAGGAAGAGGTCGGTCTTCCAGATATCCTCCAGGGGGTTGGTCATGCTGGCCCCGCCCAGGGCGCGGCTTAGGGCCGCGGTGCTGGAGGAGTGGCAGAGCCTCGAGCAGTGGTCCACGTTGTGGGTGGAAAGGAGCACCCGGGCCAGCTTCTGTGCCAGGTAGACCTCCTCGTTGGTGGTCTTGGCGGAGGGGAAGACCGCCAGGGCCTCGGGGCCGTGGGCCTTTAGGGTTTCGTGAAGCCGGTGCGCGGCGAAGTCCAGGGCCTCCTCCCAGCTCACCCGCCTTAAGGGGGCCCCCTTCCGCTCCCGGAGCATGGGGTAAAGGAGGCGCTTCCCGGAGAAGGGGAAGTCCAGGCCGAAGCGGCCCTTCACGCACAGGGCCCCGTGGTTGGGGGGGAGGTCCGGGGCCAGGACCCGGACCACCCGGCCCGCCCGCACCTCGGGCTCCAG
Coding sequences within:
- a CDS encoding TRAP transporter substrate-binding protein; the encoded protein is MERRRFLAKVGVGVVASAFFGARAQASPQVRWRLASSYPRSLDTLYGGAEDLAARVAELTGGRFQIRVYQAGEIVPGGQVLDAVQQGTVEAGHTYGPFYVGKNPALAFDGGVPFGMTYRQHNAWMLFGGGLELLRGLYADFGVIQFPGGNTGAQMGGWFRKEIKALSDLRGLRMRIPGLGGLVMGRLGVVPQTLAAGDIYPALERGTIDATEFSGPYDDEKLGFYKVARYYYYPSFWEPSAQLSFLVSLREWQRLPKEFQEAFQVAAAEVNLTMMAKYDAQNPGALDRLLKAGVRLRKWPAEIMKKALEEARALYEEQAAKDATYRKIYGAYWAFRGEQYRWFAVAELGYETFAFPSL
- the fdhF gene encoding formate dehydrogenase subunit alpha yields the protein MRTTCPYCGVGCQLEPEVRAGRVVRVLAPDLPPNHGALCVKGRFGLDFPFSGKRLLYPMLRERKGAPLRRVSWEEALDFAAHRLHETLKAHGPEALAVFPSAKTTNEEVYLAQKLARVLLSTHNVDHCSRLCHSSSTAALSRALGGASMTNPLEDIWKTDLFLVVGSNTTETHPVIAAMIKKRVRQGARMIVVDPRYTGMAEAATLWLRVRPGTDLFLLNAMARVVVEEGLWNRAYVEERTEGFQAWAESLAPYTLERAEEVTGVPGERIREAARLYATTERAGAYWAMGVTQHTKGTATAQALVNLALATGKVGREGAGLNPLRGQNNVQGAGDMGALPDVLPGYAKVAEEEARRRFEAFWGVPLSPKPGLRMTEVFEAIPEVKAIYLIGEDPMTSEPFQDHTKAQLEALPFLIVQDILENETTPFADVVFPAASFLEKEGTFTNTDRRVQRVRRVLDPPGEARPDWWITRELGRRLAALSGRPWPLHEGPEAIWEEIRRALPGMMGGISYRRLEKEGVRWPCPSEDHPGEAVLFRERFNTPSGRARFFPVDYTPPAETPDEAYPLTLSTGRVLFHWHGGTLSRNSRLEAAYPELKVEVNPRDAARLGIADGERVFVVSRRGRIQARAWVTDRTPEGVVYAPFHFAEAPANRLTQDALDPISRIPEYKVSAVRLEKLD